The following coding sequences lie in one Duffyella gerundensis genomic window:
- a CDS encoding ATP-dependent Clp protease proteolytic subunit: MAALLLMPTWAMANTFSITNNGKAEDVATIKISFSGLISGNKSAALQSVLDEINQRYVNSKKIYLYLNSDGGNLDSALAMYYALRSTNKQVVTVNQSMVASAATLPYCAGQERIVLKEANFIIHPAQMDSIADKNITPAKLATAQNYIGMYNRMFRNIYQHCTDFSAGEMDKALGSDDNRLYLTSEAALQHKLATGIDDKMVAAPVSYFITD; the protein is encoded by the coding sequence ATGGCCGCTCTGTTATTAATGCCCACATGGGCAATGGCCAATACCTTTTCGATCACTAATAATGGTAAAGCTGAGGATGTGGCAACGATAAAGATTTCATTTTCAGGGCTGATCAGCGGCAATAAATCGGCCGCGTTGCAATCGGTGCTTGATGAGATTAACCAGCGTTATGTGAACAGCAAAAAAATTTATCTCTACCTGAACAGCGATGGCGGCAATTTAGATAGCGCGCTCGCCATGTATTATGCCCTTCGTAGCACAAACAAGCAGGTTGTTACCGTAAATCAGTCGATGGTTGCGTCGGCCGCTACCCTGCCTTATTGCGCGGGACAGGAGCGTATCGTGCTGAAAGAAGCAAATTTCATTATTCATCCGGCACAAATGGACAGCATCGCCGATAAAAATATTACCCCGGCGAAACTCGCCACGGCCCAGAACTATATTGGCATGTACAACCGCATGTTCAGGAATATCTATCAACACTGTACGGACTTCAGCGCAGGGGAGATGGATAAGGCGCTGGGCAGCGATGATAACCGTCTTTACCTCACCTCAGAGGCGGCGCTGCAACACAAGCTTGCCACTGGCATCGACGATAAAATGGTCGCCGCGCCCGTCTCCTATTTTATTACTGATTAG